A genomic window from Lotus japonicus ecotype B-129 chromosome 1, LjGifu_v1.2 includes:
- the LOC130731740 gene encoding uncharacterized protein LOC130731740, producing MGSENHHHHDLYHQNLHIHNRSTFLPMLCSRTSIKSVSLPQRRDHHPGSFSINPLSPRIGCMGQVKRDNKIAQLPTSQQHRLSLTTTKSNTTSISISPIVKYSKLKKLFSAKNLTTTTTAPPSSCGRTQRVTKVLNCGRGSGCASSCVVELQTNTNGYGRNCCRDAGARLPHSSRSGPQFKSLQVTTVSGADMSRNRNQRRGWISNENVIPISIENMDPPLPVIKGVRKSDEGNSLWKRRSGGVALKSLKLPQIHHPRHHLQLTSV from the coding sequence ATGGGCAGTGAAAATCATCACCATCATGACTTGTACCATCAGAACCTGCATATCCATAACAGAAGCACATTCCTGCCAATGCTATGTTCAAGGACATCCATAAAAAGTGTGAGTCTTCCACAGAGAAGAGACCATCATCCAGGTTCCTTCTCCATTAACCCTCTTTCCCCAAGAATTGGTTGCATGGGTCAGGTGAAGAGGGACAACAAAATAGCACAACTTCCAACCTCACAACAACATAGACTCAGCCTCACCACCACCAAAAGCAACACCACCTCCATCTCTATCTCCCCTATTGTCAAGTATTCTAAGCTCAAAAAGCTCTTCTCTGCCAAAAACTTAACCACCACCACAACTGCTCCTCCCTCCAGTTGTGGAAGGACGCAACGAGTGAccaaggttttaaattgcggtcgtGGTAGTGGTTGTGCTTCCAGCTGCGTTGTGGAATTGCAGACAAATACTAATGGATATGGCCGCAATTGCTGTCGTGATGCCGGTGCGAGACTCCCACACTCTTCGCGTTCCGGACCGCAATTTAAATCCCTGCAGGTGACAACAGTAAGTGGTGCAGATATGTCCAGGAACAGAAACCAGAGGCGTGGTTGGATTAGTAATGAGAATGTTATTCCCATAAGCATTGAAAACATGGATCCTCCTCTCCCTGTGATCAAGGGAGTGAGAAAGTCAGATGAAGGAAATAGTCTTTGGAAAAGGAGGTCAGGTGGGGTTGCATTGAAAAGTTTAAAGCTTCCACAGATTCACCATCCAAGACATCATCTTCAGCTTACAAGTGTTTGA
- the LOC130734284 gene encoding uncharacterized protein LOC130734284, with protein sequence MASIMRSREEIEPVEENLAKKKKIEAVEGNLGEKKALLIGLKHPQMNDIDDVKGKILRMKKFLMDLRGFSDNNITLLIEDGDPDKSQPTDYNIRLETCYLVEHAKPGDILFIHLIAHGCSDGNITTSDKVLLPDNHFRTIIYTAGSLDCTLTIVSDCLIQPENSVCCTPAIPVVSQQDYTRFYTRHPNAKFVCVKYPCFCATGLSPVDIETPCITPTLKTHSEETSFPSSRLILLNAFQYDQKKPKEDRGPFFYMPELFLASSTTTTTPPNPHKLYGVFTTIILDIIEETQGRVTSVDLARKAMDKLRMQGIRQNPGLHSNEHHHAYASFLFAD encoded by the exons ATGGCATCTATAATGCGATCACGGGAGGAGATTGAGCCGGTAGAGGAAAATTtagcaaagaagaagaagattgaggCAGTTGAGGGAAATTTAGGGGAAAAGAAAGCTCTGTTGATTGGATTGAAACACCCACAGAtgaatgatattgatgatgtgaaAGGGAAGATATTGAGGATGAAGAAATTCCTCATGGATCTGCGAGGGTTTTCAGATAACAACATCACTCTCTTGATTGAAGATGGAGACCCAGACAAATCACAACCCACTGACTACAACATACGACTGGAGACATGCTATTTGGTTGAGCATGCTAAACCAGGTGACATCCTTTTCATCCACCTCATCGCCCATGGCTGCTCTGATGGCAATATCACTACTTCTGATAAAGTACTCCTCCCAG ATAATCATTTCAGGACAATTATATACACTGCCGGCTCTTTAGATTGTACCCTGACAATTGTCTCCGATTGCCTAATTCAACCTGAAAATTCTGTGTGTTGTACTCCGGCAATACCAGTGGTTAGTCAACAAGACTATACAAGATTTTACACAAGACACCCAAATGCTAAATTTGTCTGTGTGAAATATCCGTGTTTTTGCGCCACCGGTTTGTCTCCCGTTGATATCGAAACACCTTGCATAACTCCAACTCTCAAGACCCACTCAGAGGAGACCAGCTTTCCAAGTTCAAGATTAATTCTCTTGAATGCTTTCCAATATGACCAGAAGAAGCCCAAAGAGGACAGGGGACCCTTCTTCTATATGCCAGAATTATTCTTAGCTTCTTCCACAACCACTACTACTCCTCCTAACCCACACAAATTATATGGGGTTTTTACCACTATCATTCTTGATATAATTGAAGAGACTCAGGGACGAGTTACAAGTGTAGACCTTGCACGAAAGGCTATGGATAAACTTAGGATGCAAGGTATTCGTCAAAACCCTGGACTGCATTCCAATGAGCACCACCATGCTTATGCCTCCTTTTTGTTCGCTGATTAG